In Panicum virgatum strain AP13 chromosome 4N, P.virgatum_v5, whole genome shotgun sequence, a single window of DNA contains:
- the LOC120670359 gene encoding zinc finger protein 8-like encodes MAAPHDVHGVHSFAQLPFIRAPATPSPSSRDSTIRLFGRDFSNDQQQQAAQLLLRKEDDAAGEEGVVAGEGGEAAAAAGERKFECHYCCRNFPTSQALGGHQNAHKRERQHARRAHLEASFAAHCGAYLPGAHLYGLFGYGAAGHTALPPAHYPAAVWAGAVPGLYGAGVAPVPRPPVYGGMPVAPGMWRPPPAAGSGAFGAAGRPEGELATYKEMAGKGDKVAMSVVTSLPALPATRLSGQSPEMIGRPELGHKDGILSLDLCL; translated from the coding sequence ATGGCCGCGCCGCATGACGTGCACGGCGTCCACTCGTTCGCGCAGCTGCCCTTCATCCGCGCGCCGGCGACCCCGTCGCCATCGAGCAGGGACTCCACCATCCGCCTCTTCGGCAGGGACTTCTCTAacgaccagcagcagcaggcggcccAGCTGCTGCTGCGCAAGGAAGAcgacgcggccggcgaggagggggtcgtcgcaggcgagggcggcgaggcggcggcggcggccggggagaggAAGTTCGAGTGCCACTACTGCTGCCGCAACTTCCCGACGTCGCAGGCGCTGGGCGGCCACCAGAACGCGCACAAGCGGGAGCGCCAGCACGCGCGGAGGGCGCACCTCGAGGCATCCTTCGCCGCGCACTGCGGCGCCTACCTGCCCGGGGCGCACCTCTACGGCCTCTTCGGCTACGGCGCCGCTGGCCACaccgcgctgccgccggcgcactACCCGGCCGCCGTGTGGGCGGGCGCCGTGCCAGGTTTGTATGGCGCCGGCGTGGCGCCCGTGCCGCGGCCTCCCGTGTACGGCGGCATGCCCGTGGCGCCGGGGAtgtggaggccgccgccggctgctgggAGTGGCGCTTttggcgcggccggccggcccgaggGGGAGCTCGCGACGTACAAGGAGATGGCTGGCAAGGGCGACAAGGTGGCGATGAGCGTGGTGACGTCACTGCCAGCATTGCCGGCGACGCGTTTGTCCGGCCAGTCGCCGGAGATGATAGGAAGACCTGAGTTGGGACACAAGGATGGCATCTTAAGCTTGGACCTCTGTTTGTAA
- the LOC120670886 gene encoding uncharacterized protein LOC120670886, translating to MTRKPILYDIHVEEYHVHRVMRQFGLYQQTPVPIVHSVEAHVHRWTRQGQPPGSRWADKVRPYVDSWATALDDVVFEDRPHSDEAFADYLRWYLPRTRTRVVHVPPEAPIEAARVSETYPVVRDQNFAIAVRFSD from the exons ATGACGAGGAAGCCGATCCTTTACGACATCCACGTCGAGGAGTACCACGTTCACCGGGTTatgaggcagttcggtctctaccagcagaccccggtcccgattgtgcactcagtggAGGCCCACGTCCACAG GTGGACACGGCAGGGTCAGCCACCAGGCTCGCGGTGGGCCGACAAGGTCCGTCCTTACGTCGACTCTTGGGCCACGGCCCTCGACGACGTCGTTTTCGAGGATCGGCCGCACAGCGACGAGGCGTTCGCGGACTACCTACGGTGGTACCTGCCGAGGACGCGCACACGTGTCGTGCACGTTCCACCAGAGGCTCCGATCGAGGCCGCAAGGGTGTCGGAGACGTACCCCGTAGTTCGAGATCAGAACTTCGCCATAGCGGTACGTTTCTCTGATTGA